From Granulicella sp. WH15, the proteins below share one genomic window:
- a CDS encoding glycerophosphodiester phosphodiesterase family protein has translation MRNLTLTLLIGSTFISSMALAQAAWTPRENGKNIKVISHRGEHLHHPENTIAAFQAAIDAGADYFELDVRTTSDGKFVIMHDSTLDRTTNGTGEVHKHTFDEIRALDAGAKFSPSFAGTKVPTLDEAFDLAHGKINVYVDTKYADPQQLVDAIVKHDMQDHVVIYGNPFFLYEVHKIRPTLKIMPEALSPDICKFLVRAMQPQVLAFDANDFKDGVIGCAKDANAKIYVDRLGDADNPETWQKAIDLGAAGIQTNLPAELATYLRAHNLATH, from the coding sequence ATGCGTAACCTTACTCTGACGCTATTGATCGGCTCCACCTTCATAAGCAGCATGGCCCTGGCCCAGGCAGCGTGGACACCGCGCGAGAATGGAAAAAATATCAAGGTCATCTCCCATCGTGGAGAACATCTACATCACCCGGAAAACACAATCGCGGCCTTCCAGGCTGCGATTGATGCGGGCGCCGACTACTTCGAGCTGGACGTTCGTACCACCTCCGACGGCAAGTTCGTCATCATGCACGACAGCACGCTCGACCGCACCACCAACGGCACCGGCGAGGTGCATAAGCATACCTTCGATGAGATTCGGGCGCTCGACGCCGGAGCCAAGTTCTCCCCGTCCTTCGCCGGAACCAAGGTGCCGACGCTCGACGAAGCCTTCGACCTGGCTCATGGCAAGATCAACGTCTATGTCGACACAAAGTATGCGGACCCTCAGCAGTTAGTGGATGCAATCGTAAAGCACGACATGCAAGATCACGTCGTCATCTACGGCAATCCTTTTTTTCTCTATGAGGTGCATAAGATTCGGCCAACGCTGAAGATCATGCCCGAGGCCCTTAGCCCCGACATCTGCAAGTTCCTTGTCCGCGCCATGCAGCCGCAGGTGCTGGCCTTCGACGCCAACGACTTCAAAGACGGCGTGATCGGCTGTGCGAAGGATGCCAATGCGAAGATCTACGTTGATCGCCTCGGTGATGCCGACAATCCCGAGACGTGGCAGAAGGCAATCGACCTGGGAGCCGCTGGTATCCAGACCAACCTCCCCGCAGAGCTAGCCACTTATCTGCGCGCACATAATCTGGCTACTCACTAA